In Fluviispira sanaruensis, a genomic segment contains:
- a CDS encoding YiiD C-terminal domain-containing protein: MKLQMKTMLKLMRFWPPYLGAGVHINNISDDMTSLDVEMKLKFWNKNIKGTQFGGSLYSMTDPFLVLLLMHHLGNDHIIWDKSATIHFKKPAESKVFAKILITKEQIDNIRKNTANGNKMEPTFNIFINDESKNLIAEVEKTLYIRKKSSQNK, from the coding sequence ATGAAACTACAAATGAAAACAATGCTAAAATTAATGCGTTTTTGGCCACCTTATTTGGGAGCGGGTGTTCATATTAATAACATATCTGACGATATGACATCACTAGATGTCGAGATGAAACTAAAATTCTGGAATAAAAATATTAAAGGAACACAGTTTGGTGGATCTCTTTATTCGATGACAGATCCATTTTTGGTATTGTTACTTATGCATCATCTAGGTAATGACCATATTATTTGGGATAAATCTGCGACAATTCATTTTAAAAAACCAGCGGAAAGCAAAGTCTTTGCTAAAATATTAATAACCAAAGAACAAATTGATAATATTCGTAAGAATACTGCGAATGGAAATAAAATGGAACCCACTTTTAATATTTTTATTAATGATGAAAGCAAAAATTTAATTGCTGAAGTTGAAAAAACTCTCTACATACGCAAAAAAAGCTCCCAAAACAAATAA
- a CDS encoding 50S ribosomal protein L11 methyltransferase — protein MTQKNDICYELKINISEENKDILAELFAELDIHDFVLGTLECDVEAEYNPQDPKHDYYTELAHNIPVILYNNDKEYLLSIQSALKHLFPKVNIPFDETTFTIQELADQDWKESWKASFRPIFVKDIFAIIPPWEQSKSFTQKHKIVIDPGMAFGTGQHETTRLCLETMLNYTIPKKVLDVGTGSGILAIAAQKLGAEFIIANDLDPDCMRIAEENAQTNNAAGIQFTNIPIEDIKETDFALIIANIQSRPLKAIMPSIREHIADKGIVILSGILVSERKDFLAFLAEKKMNFLATHTMGDWCSIVCTK, from the coding sequence ATGACTCAAAAAAACGATATTTGCTATGAATTAAAAATAAATATCAGTGAAGAAAATAAAGATATCCTTGCAGAATTGTTTGCTGAACTCGATATTCACGATTTTGTCTTAGGGACATTAGAATGCGATGTCGAAGCAGAATACAATCCTCAAGATCCCAAACACGATTACTATACTGAATTAGCTCATAACATCCCTGTTATTTTATATAACAACGATAAAGAGTATTTGCTCTCTATTCAAAGCGCCTTAAAACATCTATTTCCCAAAGTGAATATTCCTTTCGACGAAACGACTTTTACGATTCAAGAATTGGCTGATCAGGACTGGAAAGAAAGCTGGAAAGCATCTTTCCGTCCTATTTTTGTGAAGGATATATTTGCTATCATTCCTCCCTGGGAACAAAGTAAAAGTTTTACGCAAAAACACAAAATTGTCATTGATCCAGGCATGGCTTTTGGCACAGGACAACATGAGACAACGCGATTGTGTTTAGAAACGATGCTCAATTATACAATTCCAAAAAAGGTTTTAGATGTTGGGACAGGCAGCGGAATTTTGGCCATTGCGGCCCAGAAATTAGGGGCTGAATTTATAATTGCCAATGATCTCGATCCCGATTGCATGCGCATTGCTGAAGAAAATGCTCAAACAAACAATGCAGCTGGAATCCAATTTACCAACATACCTATTGAAGATATAAAAGAAACCGATTTTGCATTGATTATTGCCAACATTCAAAGCAGACCTTTAAAAGCTATAATGCCCTCTATTAGGGAGCATATCGCTGATAAAGGAATTGTTATTTTATCTGGTATACTTGTTTCTGAGAGAAAGGACTTTCTCGCTTTTCTTGCAGAGAAAAAAATGAACTTCCTCGCAACCCACACAATGGGCGATTGGTGCTCGATTGTTTGCACTAAATAA
- a CDS encoding DoxX family protein, giving the protein MKKNISKIIFQTNPEYSTLIMRLALGCMILPHALQKTFGLFGGGGFSKTLEYMNQAEGIPLFFAFLAIMAEFLGGLGLIFGCLTRVAAFGVGSVMTVAMLMHRSNGFFMNWSGTKTGEGIEFFILAIGLSLALILNGGGALSIDRKLSR; this is encoded by the coding sequence ATGAAAAAAAATATAAGTAAAATTATTTTTCAGACGAATCCAGAGTATTCAACTCTTATTATGCGCTTAGCGCTTGGTTGCATGATATTGCCCCACGCCTTGCAAAAAACTTTTGGCTTATTTGGTGGCGGAGGATTTTCAAAAACGTTGGAATATATGAATCAGGCGGAAGGTATCCCACTTTTTTTCGCCTTTTTAGCTATAATGGCTGAATTCTTAGGGGGCTTAGGTCTTATATTTGGTTGTCTGACACGGGTGGCTGCATTTGGTGTGGGTTCTGTCATGACAGTGGCAATGCTCATGCATCGCTCAAATGGATTTTTTATGAATTGGTCAGGCACAAAAACGGGTGAGGGGATCGAATTCTTTATTCTTGCCATTGGTTTATCACTTGCACTTATACTAAATGGCGGTGGAGCATTGTCCATTGATAGAAAACTCAGTCGCTAA
- a CDS encoding tetratricopeptide repeat protein: MSLQTLQKALYITDSPSTEEVVRAALWRCGAREIKNARTTAEGLDIIIKKGYKPHFVVEDLKNIDKIRFFPARFPDASHKFFPPPPCLAICHDADQEEIKLLKASLYSNFILKPLNESLLEERIRSSYIKSYSYAKGGMLIEAINSLISSHQLKEAYNLLVPVLAKKQNSMEYITLLSKILFELKEFAFAEKTVKHLLAKDKENFSAKNMLAKILIATGKHKEAEKLQL, from the coding sequence GTGAGTTTACAGACCTTACAAAAAGCTCTTTATATTACTGACTCACCCAGCACGGAGGAGGTTGTCCGAGCGGCACTCTGGCGCTGTGGCGCACGTGAGATCAAAAACGCGCGCACGACCGCAGAAGGCCTTGATATTATTATAAAAAAAGGGTATAAGCCGCATTTTGTGGTTGAAGATCTGAAGAATATAGATAAAATTCGCTTTTTCCCTGCACGATTTCCCGACGCAAGCCATAAATTTTTTCCCCCACCACCCTGCCTTGCCATTTGTCACGATGCGGATCAAGAAGAGATAAAACTTCTTAAAGCAAGTCTTTACAGCAATTTTATCCTCAAGCCTTTAAATGAAAGTCTTTTAGAGGAGCGCATACGCAGCTCATATATAAAAAGTTATTCATATGCCAAAGGTGGAATGCTGATTGAAGCCATTAATTCCCTTATTAGCAGCCATCAGTTAAAAGAAGCATATAACTTACTCGTCCCTGTGCTTGCTAAAAAGCAAAATTCAATGGAATATATCACGTTATTATCTAAAATTCTATTTGAGCTCAAAGAATTTGCTTTCGCAGAAAAAACAGTAAAGCATCTTTTAGCAAAAGATAAAGAGAATTTTTCAGCCAAAAATATGCTTGCAAAAATTCTGATCGCGACAGGTAAACACAAAGAAGCTGAAAAACTTCAATTGTAA
- a CDS encoding citrate/2-methylcitrate synthase — protein MGEDLGFSKGLAGVVADATSVSQVQGEDGRLIYRGISIEELAEKSTYEECVYFSLYGKMPTKNQLTKFNTELRHNRVLPKAVEAVIAAAPRSAHPMAVLQAAVAAMGFDEQPVNLKNEDANIHNAIKIISQLATAVAHISRDRRGLSHIPPNTEMSHAENFLYMLHGKVPNKEEARIFDVALILHLDHDFNASTFSARVVASTEAKLSLSISAAIGALSGPLHGGANEKVLEMADGIGAPEHAKEWVLNAIATKAKVMGFGHRVYRTMDPRAKVLRGMLEKLVATKSDKSTYETLRIVHDTMIEELGKTSKDYIWPNVDFWSGSLYRLMDIDSIDFTPIFAVSRVAGWSSHIIEMWRDNRIYRPSAKYVGPTDAKYQDIKNRK, from the coding sequence ATGGGTGAAGATCTCGGCTTTTCAAAAGGACTTGCGGGAGTGGTTGCCGATGCAACATCTGTGAGTCAAGTTCAAGGTGAAGACGGACGCCTTATTTATCGTGGAATTTCTATCGAAGAGTTGGCTGAAAAATCTACATATGAAGAGTGTGTTTATTTTTCTCTTTATGGAAAAATGCCGACGAAAAATCAATTGACAAAATTTAATACAGAATTAAGACACAATCGCGTGTTACCAAAAGCTGTGGAAGCAGTGATTGCCGCAGCGCCGCGTTCTGCTCACCCAATGGCTGTGCTGCAAGCAGCAGTGGCTGCAATGGGTTTTGACGAGCAGCCTGTTAACTTAAAAAATGAAGATGCAAATATACACAACGCAATCAAAATTATAAGTCAATTGGCAACTGCTGTTGCGCATATTTCTCGTGATCGTCGTGGACTTTCACATATCCCACCAAATACAGAAATGTCACATGCAGAAAATTTCTTGTATATGCTCCATGGTAAAGTACCAAATAAAGAAGAAGCGCGTATTTTTGATGTTGCCTTGATCCTGCATCTCGATCATGACTTCAACGCTTCTACTTTCTCAGCGCGTGTGGTCGCTTCTACCGAAGCTAAGCTTTCGCTGTCGATTTCTGCGGCAATAGGCGCTCTTTCTGGACCTTTACATGGCGGTGCCAATGAAAAAGTTCTTGAAATGGCTGATGGAATTGGCGCACCAGAACATGCAAAAGAATGGGTATTAAACGCGATTGCGACAAAAGCAAAAGTTATGGGTTTTGGTCACCGCGTATACCGCACAATGGATCCGCGCGCTAAAGTTTTACGTGGTATGCTTGAAAAACTTGTTGCAACAAAAAGTGATAAAAGCACATATGAAACTCTTAGAATTGTGCATGACACTATGATTGAAGAACTAGGTAAAACTTCAAAAGACTATATTTGGCCAAACGTTGATTTCTGGTCAGGTTCACTTTATCGCCTTATGGACATTGATTCGATAGATTTTACGCCTATTTTCGCTGTGTCTCGGGTTGCGGGTTGGTCATCGCATATTATTGAAATGTGGCGTGACAACCGCATTTATCGTCCATCGGCAAAATATGTTGGACCTACAGATGCAAAGTACCAAGATATAAAAAATAGAAAATAA
- a CDS encoding ABC transporter substrate-binding protein → MKIIKKHYILISFVFLALIFFIVKANISNSNREILTINMCGAPSIPWLDNETPVHVLETFVEAVHGNLIPFGDFNMENAVNQNTLMSGSFCTEKTCYANVKKGIYFHNGREVSAYDVEFSLIKNLFAKAENSFTHALLEDLEGLEDANGNQMSALKRQEPVQKNNILYPTGLLKSIEVIDNYNIKFHLKRKNKFFFQRISSARLPIVPIEELTDDYKKWKKYPVGFGKYKVVNANITNHEYFLKKVNPNENIPSNIKLFYSDNDIGDIKMLLGGTQRGAQANDKVIIFPNIYSNGGFLFNYQTKLGQDPNFRKAISLSLDREKIAAKGIHKELIPEDQMLPNFGWQKNYRADIPVQQQDLAQAKELLNKVPHELWQNKVLTIPSYWEDVKDINTLPYIQEIKAELTDLGLKVEFQSNVEGYDKFKDGDENVLWFTGFAFTSDDPNKSFANFRNGSYFAHEFPKDPEYERLFQESSANSSKISEPTKKLSEYFTKNNIMVILFNQRVSYAYDSKKIASLGEQYSGIKFEIWKVKMND, encoded by the coding sequence ATGAAGATTATAAAAAAACATTATATATTAATTTCTTTTGTTTTTTTAGCTCTGATTTTTTTCATTGTAAAAGCAAATATAAGCAATAGCAACCGAGAAATATTGACTATAAATATGTGCGGAGCGCCCTCTATTCCATGGCTTGACAACGAGACTCCAGTCCATGTGCTTGAGACTTTTGTCGAGGCTGTGCACGGCAATCTTATCCCTTTTGGTGATTTTAACATGGAAAATGCCGTCAATCAAAATACTTTAATGAGTGGTTCTTTTTGTACTGAAAAAACCTGTTATGCCAACGTCAAAAAGGGTATTTACTTTCACAATGGGCGTGAAGTTTCAGCTTATGACGTAGAGTTTTCGTTGATTAAAAATCTTTTTGCAAAAGCAGAAAATTCATTCACCCACGCTTTGTTAGAAGACTTAGAAGGCTTAGAAGATGCAAATGGAAATCAAATGAGTGCTTTGAAACGACAAGAGCCTGTGCAGAAAAATAACATACTGTACCCGACAGGACTGTTAAAAAGCATTGAGGTAATAGATAATTACAATATAAAATTTCATCTTAAGCGCAAGAATAAGTTTTTTTTCCAAAGAATATCATCTGCGCGTTTGCCCATAGTGCCGATTGAAGAATTGACTGACGACTATAAAAAGTGGAAAAAATACCCAGTTGGTTTTGGTAAATATAAAGTTGTCAATGCTAATATCACCAACCACGAGTATTTTTTAAAAAAGGTCAATCCTAATGAAAATATACCAAGCAATATAAAGTTATTTTACAGTGACAATGACATTGGCGACATAAAAATGCTCTTGGGTGGGACGCAACGCGGCGCTCAAGCAAATGATAAAGTCATTATTTTTCCAAATATATACTCCAATGGCGGCTTTCTTTTTAATTATCAAACAAAACTAGGGCAGGATCCAAACTTCCGCAAAGCCATTTCTCTTTCTTTAGACAGGGAAAAAATAGCTGCAAAGGGAATACATAAGGAACTTATTCCGGAAGATCAAATGTTACCCAATTTCGGTTGGCAAAAGAATTACCGCGCAGATATTCCTGTCCAGCAACAAGATCTTGCGCAAGCAAAGGAATTACTAAATAAAGTACCACATGAATTGTGGCAAAATAAAGTCTTAACAATCCCAAGCTATTGGGAAGATGTAAAGGATATAAATACTCTGCCATATATTCAAGAGATCAAAGCGGAATTAACAGATTTGGGATTGAAGGTTGAATTTCAAAGCAATGTGGAAGGCTATGATAAATTCAAGGATGGTGATGAAAATGTTCTCTGGTTCACAGGTTTTGCTTTTACCAGTGATGACCCTAACAAAAGTTTTGCCAACTTCCGCAATGGCTCTTACTTTGCCCATGAGTTCCCAAAGGATCCTGAATACGAAAGACTTTTTCAAGAGTCCTCAGCCAATTCTTCGAAAATTTCCGAACCAACTAAAAAATTGAGCGAGTATTTCACAAAAAATAATATTATGGTTATTTTATTTAACCAGAGAGTTTCCTATGCCTACGATAGTAAAAAAATAGCTTCCCTTGGCGAACAGTACAGTGGTATCAAGTTTGAAATTTGGAAGGTGAAGATGAATGATTAG
- a CDS encoding rhomboid family intramembrane serine protease — translation MTKIVQGPGYDLLVAYGAKENGLIASGQMQRLFFPIFMHVNLVHLLVNMFGLWSIGRIFEMIAGHRNLFILYLVAGITGNFCSFALLQNLSVGASGSLFGLLLCLFIIQKYEERLSKQFKRPTQGMQFGRVLLVNLVLNIIFGFSIPIFDWAAHLGGSLAGILFGFALTTRHKWNLKFILSSANSMQLKKKFFERHRIYYVGIILLNILFSMAFFNIKKYQIIYGKAIESAAENKNMVMSYEDLPQYEDILVSQNEETNPENMQNDAIFLHENGYFFAALNLYEVLYTLSKEGFGSEQFSSDSNKVLLKAAIELAKQDRITIATMKKYNQKKIYNKKNITEICAKPAALYMTLGFFQISGKLYECAYALNLGNDEYALKGIESFHLAEDTQGINQILSMINIADKK, via the coding sequence TTGACAAAAATAGTCCAAGGACCGGGTTACGACCTGTTGGTTGCCTACGGAGCAAAGGAAAATGGTTTGATAGCATCTGGACAAATGCAAAGACTTTTTTTTCCAATTTTTATGCATGTAAATCTTGTGCATCTCCTCGTTAATATGTTTGGTCTATGGTCGATTGGTCGGATCTTTGAAATGATAGCAGGGCATAGGAATCTATTTATTCTATATCTTGTTGCAGGAATAACCGGTAATTTTTGTAGTTTTGCTTTGTTACAGAATTTATCTGTGGGTGCTTCAGGAAGTTTATTTGGCTTATTATTATGTTTGTTTATTATTCAAAAATATGAAGAAAGACTGTCAAAACAATTTAAGCGTCCGACTCAGGGGATGCAGTTTGGTAGAGTCCTGCTTGTGAACTTGGTTTTAAATATTATTTTTGGTTTTTCTATCCCAATTTTTGATTGGGCCGCTCATTTAGGTGGCTCTCTTGCTGGAATACTATTTGGTTTTGCTTTAACAACAAGGCATAAATGGAATTTGAAATTTATTTTGTCTTCTGCAAACTCTATGCAATTAAAGAAAAAGTTTTTTGAAAGACATCGTATTTATTATGTAGGAATAATATTATTAAATATATTGTTCTCAATGGCATTTTTTAATATTAAAAAATATCAAATCATCTATGGCAAAGCCATAGAGAGTGCAGCAGAAAATAAAAATATGGTCATGTCTTATGAAGATTTACCTCAATATGAAGATATTCTTGTCTCACAAAATGAAGAAACCAATCCTGAAAATATGCAGAATGATGCAATTTTTTTACATGAAAATGGTTATTTTTTTGCTGCTTTGAATTTATATGAAGTTTTGTACACTTTAAGTAAAGAAGGCTTTGGTTCTGAACAATTTTCCTCGGATTCTAACAAAGTATTGCTCAAAGCTGCAATTGAGTTGGCTAAACAAGATCGTATAACGATAGCGACTATGAAAAAATATAACCAAAAAAAGATTTATAATAAAAAGAATATTACAGAAATTTGTGCTAAACCAGCTGCTCTTTATATGACATTGGGATTTTTCCAAATTTCGGGTAAATTATATGAATGCGCTTATGCATTGAATTTAGGAAATGATGAATATGCTTTGAAAGGGATAGAGTCTTTTCATTTGGCAGAAGACACGCAAGGAATTAATCAGATATTATCAATGATAAATATAGCTGATAAAAAGTAA
- the rpsP gene encoding 30S ribosomal protein S16, with protein MALKFRLQRFGCKGRPFYHVVVTDSRNARNGRFIERVGHYNPMPDLSVVELKTDRMAHWFGVGARPTNTVANLLKIKKVDLAELAKSQG; from the coding sequence ATGGCTCTCAAGTTTAGACTTCAGCGTTTTGGCTGTAAAGGTCGTCCTTTTTATCACGTAGTTGTTACAGACTCTCGTAATGCGCGTAATGGCCGTTTTATTGAGCGTGTTGGACATTACAATCCTATGCCTGACCTTTCTGTTGTAGAACTTAAGACAGACAGAATGGCACACTGGTTTGGCGTTGGCGCTCGTCCAACGAATACTGTTGCAAATCTTCTTAAAATTAAAAAAGTTGACCTTGCTGAGCTTGCAAAAAGCCAAGGTTAA
- a CDS encoding universal stress protein → MQNIKNILCVTDLSQVSINAELAAMRLTQMFDARMTVLSCGQHYLHEPNKFLNDDVVQPKDNIAQSEEYKIFLEQKTLETHDHFKKISERFHVKIPENIEYKIKLENEVTATIDILEEQSSQIDLIIVGKQQSSFWERILFGSPAKEIAIESKVSTLIMPSSEEWSSWTPIGILAASALNETSEFAEDMAATFAAKANCPLLLLHVFDATTTHLDMNISHIFPIDYIPSQVQTDTIDEIKAQKTEEITKIKQNLQNKTGFMNISTQIDVGRVGDDILKLLKKDKNKNLLIIGARGESALKRFFLGSKTSSIEEACFVPLLVAQKN, encoded by the coding sequence ATGCAAAATATTAAAAATATACTTTGTGTCACTGATCTTTCACAAGTATCGATCAATGCGGAATTAGCAGCAATGCGTCTCACTCAGATGTTCGATGCCAGAATGACAGTGCTCAGTTGTGGTCAACATTATTTACACGAACCAAATAAATTTTTAAATGATGATGTTGTTCAGCCAAAAGATAATATAGCCCAGAGTGAAGAATATAAAATTTTTTTAGAACAAAAAACATTAGAAACACATGACCATTTTAAAAAAATCTCAGAAAGATTTCATGTAAAAATTCCAGAAAATATAGAATATAAAATTAAACTTGAGAATGAAGTCACTGCAACTATCGATATTTTGGAAGAGCAAAGCAGCCAAATTGATCTTATTATTGTTGGGAAACAACAAAGTTCATTTTGGGAAAGAATATTATTCGGTTCACCCGCAAAAGAAATCGCTATAGAATCTAAAGTTTCGACTTTAATTATGCCATCAAGTGAAGAGTGGAGTTCATGGACTCCTATAGGAATACTAGCTGCATCTGCTCTTAATGAAACAAGTGAGTTTGCAGAAGATATGGCCGCAACGTTTGCGGCAAAAGCAAACTGCCCACTTTTACTATTACATGTTTTTGATGCCACTACGACCCATTTAGACATGAATATTTCCCATATTTTTCCAATTGATTACATTCCTTCACAAGTTCAAACAGATACGATAGATGAAATCAAAGCGCAAAAAACAGAAGAAATTACAAAAATAAAACAAAATTTACAAAATAAAACTGGTTTTATGAATATTAGCACTCAAATTGATGTTGGTAGAGTCGGTGACGATATTTTAAAACTTCTGAAAAAAGATAAAAATAAGAACTTGCTGATCATTGGAGCAAGAGGGGAAAGTGCATTGAAAAGATTTTTCTTAGGCAGCAAAACATCTTCAATTGAAGAAGCATGTTTTGTTCCTCTTTTAGTAGCACAAAAAAATTAA
- a CDS encoding HPF/RaiA family ribosome-associated protein, producing the protein MPIQVAAHGFELTQPLKEACEAESKDKLHSIALNHIKTKWTLSIQREEQIAHLTWVDGAFNGDVTVKSTDMYNSIHQCAKKAVEQLKKSHAKKQDHHKDSRSIFYAQDTE; encoded by the coding sequence ATGCCAATTCAAGTTGCAGCACATGGTTTCGAACTTACACAGCCACTAAAAGAGGCCTGTGAAGCAGAATCTAAAGACAAACTGCATTCAATTGCACTCAATCATATAAAAACAAAATGGACTTTATCTATACAGCGGGAAGAACAAATCGCTCATTTAACTTGGGTTGATGGTGCATTTAACGGAGATGTCACTGTTAAATCAACTGATATGTATAACAGTATTCACCAATGCGCAAAAAAAGCAGTGGAACAGCTGAAAAAAAGCCACGCAAAGAAACAAGATCATCATAAAGATTCCAGAAGTATTTTTTATGCTCAAGATACCGAATAA
- the rpsT gene encoding 30S ribosomal protein S20 produces the protein MANHISSEKRARQSEVRRLRNRANMSAMKTATKKVIEAVQKKDFSNIAELLRAAQSVIAKTRKKGTIHKNNMARRISRLTAYVNKARNAQ, from the coding sequence ATGGCTAATCATATTTCTTCCGAAAAACGCGCTCGTCAGAGCGAAGTTCGTCGTCTTCGTAATCGTGCAAACATGAGCGCAATGAAAACAGCAACAAAAAAAGTTATTGAAGCTGTACAAAAAAAGGACTTCTCAAATATTGCAGAACTCCTTCGTGCGGCTCAATCTGTTATTGCTAAGACTCGCAAAAAAGGCACAATTCATAAGAACAATATGGCTCGTCGTATCAGCCGTTTAACTGCTTATGTAAACAAGGCTCGCAACGCTCAATAA
- a CDS encoding FAD-binding oxidoreductase, whose amino-acid sequence MSDYQFDVALIGSGPYACFTALLLAEQNMSVGLIIPENSQPFDSFLSSLSACWPTLNDPPTRADVAHGHDVALYLNDFCSKGVHFFQDKLLPLVGDSDNWLASKCLRIGLKDFEKEELVTAQKLGFSLQKTAQDGVYLENEKALLCIDKILLQKNIINALNKLKVTVISSKAINLKETQNKCFIELNNKKTIESEVVVLGNGLDIAKLIAKFEKYLIPMSDCLYEYEAQTDKKIQIEPLSFRASNGHICGTFIQDENKVTLRISGPRFLLPGAGAGVNLTETKIPDKTFINVEKFQQEIVFPIFAKELKYASLNDFTNTFKFNLATIKILADCYPCDELPLLGEYGKLGRVLGNTGWLATGFPAGAWAAKITTDLILNEKSPDLHPRLRPRRLQTAFIKKHED is encoded by the coding sequence ATGTCCGATTATCAATTCGATGTCGCCCTCATTGGTTCTGGTCCCTATGCTTGTTTCACCGCACTTTTATTAGCTGAACAAAATATGTCGGTGGGGCTGATTATTCCCGAAAATTCACAACCATTTGATTCCTTCTTATCTTCACTCAGTGCCTGTTGGCCAACTCTGAATGACCCACCCACTCGGGCGGACGTGGCACATGGGCACGATGTTGCTCTGTATCTCAATGATTTTTGCAGCAAAGGCGTTCACTTTTTTCAAGATAAACTGCTTCCTTTAGTGGGTGACAGTGACAATTGGCTTGCAAGTAAATGCCTGAGGATTGGTTTAAAAGATTTTGAAAAAGAAGAGCTTGTCACAGCCCAAAAACTTGGTTTCTCTCTGCAGAAAACTGCTCAGGATGGTGTCTATCTTGAAAATGAAAAAGCACTGTTATGCATAGATAAAATATTATTGCAAAAAAATATAATTAATGCATTAAATAAATTAAAAGTGACGGTGATTTCTTCAAAAGCTATAAACTTAAAAGAGACTCAAAACAAATGCTTTATTGAACTCAATAATAAAAAAACAATTGAGAGCGAAGTTGTTGTTCTAGGAAATGGCTTAGATATTGCAAAATTAATTGCTAAATTTGAAAAATATCTTATTCCCATGAGCGATTGTTTATACGAATATGAAGCACAGACGGATAAAAAAATTCAGATCGAACCCCTTTCTTTTCGTGCTTCCAATGGGCATATTTGCGGAACATTTATTCAAGATGAAAATAAAGTTACTTTAAGAATATCCGGGCCAAGATTTTTACTTCCAGGAGCAGGGGCGGGCGTTAACTTAACAGAGACTAAAATTCCTGATAAAACTTTTATAAATGTTGAAAAGTTCCAACAGGAAATTGTCTTTCCTATTTTTGCAAAAGAACTTAAATATGCTTCTCTTAATGATTTTACAAATACTTTTAAATTTAACTTAGCAACAATAAAAATATTAGCTGATTGTTACCCCTGCGATGAACTTCCTTTACTGGGAGAATATGGAAAATTGGGTCGTGTGCTGGGCAACACGGGCTGGCTTGCCACAGGATTTCCTGCTGGAGCATGGGCTGCGAAAATAACAACCGATCTTATTTTAAATGAGAAAAGCCCTGACCTACATCCAAGACTGCGCCCCCGCAGATTGCAGACAGCATTTATAAAAAAACATGAAGATTAG